A genomic stretch from Narcine bancroftii isolate sNarBan1 chromosome 9, sNarBan1.hap1, whole genome shotgun sequence includes:
- the med7 gene encoding mediator of RNA polymerase II transcription subunit 7 isoform X1, translating to MSGSWGRVDVSVRVPFGSSTMAEPQQVSALPLPPAQYYKEYTDDNVRKGFAPKPPPPIRDSYTMFGNQFQCDDLIIRPLEGQGIERLHPSQFDHKKELKKLNMSILVNFLDLLDILIKSPGSIKREEKLEDLKLLFVHMHHLINEYRPHQARETLRVMMEVQKRQRLETAERFQKHLDRVVELIQNSLSSLPDDLSKAGDLLAKVKTEPMDMEETSGCVQADNEAEPSVKEEVSDKDLAMCSIIDAMT from the exons ATGAGCGGGAGTTGGGGGCGGGTCGACGTTTCGGTGCGAG TTCCATTCGGATCGAGCACCATGGCGGAGCCGCAACAGGTGAGTGCCTTGCCTCTTCCTCCAGCCCAATACTACAAGGAGTACACAGATGACAATGTCCGTAAGGGCTTTGCCCCCAagccccctcctcccatcagggacaGCTACACCATGTTTGGTAATCAGTTTCAGTGCGATGATCTGATCATCCGTCCTTTGGAGGGACAGGGCATTGAGAGGCTGCACCCCTCCCAGTTTGACCACAAGAAGGAACTCAAAAAGCTCAACATGTCCATCCTGGTGAACTTCCTGGATCTGCTGGACATCCTGATTAAAAGTCCTGGGAGCATCAAGCGggaagagaagctggaggacctGAAGCTTTTGTTTGTTCACATGCACCACCTGATCAATGAGTACCGGCCTCACCAAGCCCGGGAGACTCTGCGGGTCATGATGGAAGTGCAGAAGAGGCAGCGCCTGGAGACAGCCGAGCGCTTCCAGAAGCACCTGGACCGTGTGGTGGAGCTGATCCAGAACAGCTTGTCTTCACTGCCTGATGATCTGTCCAAGGCTGGCGACCTGCTGGCCAAGGTCAAGACTGAGCCCATGGACATGGAGGAGACCAGCGGCTGTGTGCAGGCCGACAATGAGGCAGAGCCTTCCGTCAAGGAGGAAGTTAGTGACAAGGACCTGGCCATGTGTTCCATCATTGATGCCATGACCTAA
- the med7 gene encoding mediator of RNA polymerase II transcription subunit 7 isoform X2 encodes MAEPQQVSALPLPPAQYYKEYTDDNVRKGFAPKPPPPIRDSYTMFGNQFQCDDLIIRPLEGQGIERLHPSQFDHKKELKKLNMSILVNFLDLLDILIKSPGSIKREEKLEDLKLLFVHMHHLINEYRPHQARETLRVMMEVQKRQRLETAERFQKHLDRVVELIQNSLSSLPDDLSKAGDLLAKVKTEPMDMEETSGCVQADNEAEPSVKEEVSDKDLAMCSIIDAMT; translated from the coding sequence ATGGCGGAGCCGCAACAGGTGAGTGCCTTGCCTCTTCCTCCAGCCCAATACTACAAGGAGTACACAGATGACAATGTCCGTAAGGGCTTTGCCCCCAagccccctcctcccatcagggacaGCTACACCATGTTTGGTAATCAGTTTCAGTGCGATGATCTGATCATCCGTCCTTTGGAGGGACAGGGCATTGAGAGGCTGCACCCCTCCCAGTTTGACCACAAGAAGGAACTCAAAAAGCTCAACATGTCCATCCTGGTGAACTTCCTGGATCTGCTGGACATCCTGATTAAAAGTCCTGGGAGCATCAAGCGggaagagaagctggaggacctGAAGCTTTTGTTTGTTCACATGCACCACCTGATCAATGAGTACCGGCCTCACCAAGCCCGGGAGACTCTGCGGGTCATGATGGAAGTGCAGAAGAGGCAGCGCCTGGAGACAGCCGAGCGCTTCCAGAAGCACCTGGACCGTGTGGTGGAGCTGATCCAGAACAGCTTGTCTTCACTGCCTGATGATCTGTCCAAGGCTGGCGACCTGCTGGCCAAGGTCAAGACTGAGCCCATGGACATGGAGGAGACCAGCGGCTGTGTGCAGGCCGACAATGAGGCAGAGCCTTCCGTCAAGGAGGAAGTTAGTGACAAGGACCTGGCCATGTGTTCCATCATTGATGCCATGACCTAA